From a single Bacillota bacterium genomic region:
- a CDS encoding 6-carboxytetrahydropterin synthase: MGKYSIHVEKDYLKFSAAHFLIFGEKCERLHGHNYAVSVDLEGELDEIGYIFDFIALKEFAEHHCNTLDHKTLIPAKNEHLTIKEGNGIVEVSFRDKQFMFPESDVLILPIKNCTAELLAYYLCQKIKDDLEDMGMGNITRIKVGVEESPGQAAYYVEEIR, translated from the coding sequence ATGGGAAAGTACTCCATCCATGTAGAAAAGGATTATCTTAAATTTAGTGCTGCGCACTTTCTTATCTTTGGTGAGAAATGCGAAAGGCTACATGGGCATAATTATGCCGTATCCGTTGATCTGGAGGGTGAGCTTGACGAAATAGGCTATATATTTGATTTTATAGCTCTTAAAGAGTTTGCCGAGCATCATTGCAATACACTTGATCACAAGACGCTCATCCCGGCGAAAAATGAGCATTTAACAATAAAAGAAGGCAATGGCATTGTAGAGGTGTCGTTTAGGGATAAACAATTTATGTTCCCGGAATCAGATGTTTTGATTCTTCCCATAAAGAACTGTACGGCTGAGCTCCTTGCTTACTATCTTTGCCAAAAGATAAAGGACGACCTTGAGGATATGGGTATGGGCAATATCACCAGGATAAAAGTAGGAGTTGAGGAGTCTCCTGGACAGGCCGCTTATTATGTCGAAGAAATCCGCTAA
- a CDS encoding class II glutamine amidotransferase, which produces MCRLFGLIADTPVSIENPILEGIKPFVELSYKHHDGWGIGYVDGCPPGEKSIRVVKSDYPAWKDEHFSRLIKHLVSCLAIVHLRDAKYGPVALRNTHPFFAEGWIFAHNGSLRNFRKIERELRGKRFSGETDSERYFYLLLKHIKQKEDVPRGVRSAIEWLHKNYIEGAKNFLMSDGNHIYAYREGRELYYVEREVPISPIEPLRRILGGSLGNGSGEALAEGEVNKTARMVVIASEILTDESWHEVPESHLLIVNDKLQVVIEPILEKAGVPIA; this is translated from the coding sequence ATGTGCAGGCTTTTCGGTTTAATTGCGGATACTCCTGTTAGTATCGAAAATCCTATATTGGAAGGTATAAAGCCTTTCGTAGAGTTGTCATATAAGCATCATGACGGTTGGGGAATTGGCTATGTAGATGGCTGCCCGCCGGGCGAGAAAAGCATTCGCGTTGTTAAATCTGACTACCCTGCTTGGAAGGATGAGCATTTCTCCAGACTTATCAAGCATCTTGTTTCCTGCCTTGCGATTGTACACTTAAGAGATGCTAAGTATGGACCAGTTGCTCTTAGAAATACCCATCCGTTTTTTGCTGAGGGATGGATATTTGCCCATAACGGCTCGTTAAGAAACTTTAGAAAAATCGAACGTGAGCTTAGAGGTAAAAGATTTAGCGGAGAAACTGATAGTGAGAGATATTTCTACCTCCTGCTTAAACACATTAAACAAAAAGAAGACGTGCCCAGAGGTGTACGTTCAGCCATCGAGTGGCTCCACAAGAACTACATCGAGGGTGCTAAGAACTTTCTTATGTCTGATGGCAACCATATTTACGCATACCGCGAGGGAAGAGAACTGTATTATGTAGAGCGAGAAGTACCTATCTCGCCAATCGAACCTTTAAGGCGGATTTTAGGCGGAAGCTTAGGGAACGGCTCAGGAGAGGCTTTGGCAGAGGGAGAGGTTAATAAAACGGCGAGAATGGTTGTTATTGCCTCGGAGATATTGACTGATGAGAGCTGGCATGAGGTGCCCGAATCCCATCTCTTGATTGTTAACGATAAGCTGCAGGTAGTGATCGAGCCTATTTTAGAGAAAGCAGGAGTCCCAATTGCCTAG
- a CDS encoding DUF1232 domain-containing protein, with amino-acid sequence MEEYRLEDLKHDLMPILKRMPAYAKLTAGLAKDPRIAKSDKAKLAAGLGYLASPIDLIPGIIPILGQLDDILAVLIAVNNVLSSSPKEIIEPHLAEAGLTYAIVDKDIVTIKRVLKDISVTLVKKTGRGLLKAGRYIGKKMFGPKSTRG; translated from the coding sequence ATGGAAGAGTATCGCCTGGAAGATTTAAAGCATGACCTCATGCCGATATTAAAGCGAATGCCAGCATATGCCAAGCTGACTGCAGGGCTTGCAAAAGACCCACGTATAGCAAAGTCTGATAAGGCGAAGCTGGCAGCCGGACTTGGCTATCTTGCTTCTCCAATAGACCTTATCCCTGGCATAATACCTATCTTGGGCCAACTGGATGATATTCTAGCTGTTCTAATAGCCGTAAATAACGTGCTGTCATCCTCCCCCAAAGAAATTATTGAACCGCACCTTGCAGAAGCAGGTCTAACCTACGCTATAGTAGATAAGGATATTGTAACCATCAAGCGCGTCCTAAAAGATATCTCGGTAACATTGGTAAAGAAAACAGGGCGTGGGTTGCTTAAGGCAGGCCGCTACATTGGCAAGAAAATGTTCGGCCCAAAGTCGACTCGAGGATGA